CCATCAACCCGTTAAATCCGCCGGTATACGCCTGCAGGTTAATGACCAGCAATTCGAACAACTGTGCCAGTGCGAGGGTTATGATCGAGAAATAAACGCCGCTGACACTGCTCCTGAAAATGAAGAACCCGATGATGGCCGCCAACAGGGCGGGCAGAAGCATCCCCAGCAGAAAGGCAACCGGTGTACTCAAAAGCGGTTTGAGGAAAACCGGAATTTCGTTTATTCCAAAACGGGTCATAAACGTGGGCACACCCTGCTGAAGTACATAGGACAAAGCCAGCATATAACCGCCCAATCCGAAGAACACCGCGTGTCCCAAACTTAGCAGCCCGGTATATCCCCAAACCAAATCGAGAGCGAGTGCAAAAATGATAAACACGATAAACTTGCCCATCAGCTCCACACGGAAATCTGAAGCCAAGAACGGAAAAGCAGCCAGAAAGACCAGAATGAGACCACCGATGCTGCCTTCAATCCCTAGACGTTTTGTTTGCATAGGCTATCTCCTTTCCATCCTGAACAAACCTTCCGGTTTGAAGCGAATTACCAATATGATCAGCAGGAACACCAGAATTTTTGCTCCTGTTTCACCGCTGATTGTCGTTAATAATTGGCTGGTTTCCCCGATAACCCCTGAACCCAAGGCGGTTCCGGCCAACGATCCGACACCTCCGAGAACCACGGTCATAAAAGCATCAACCAAATAGCTGAGTCCCATGGTTGGAGAAACCGTCTTCAACGGCGCCAGCACGGCACCGGCTACACCCGCCAGTCCTGCACCGAAAGCGAATGTATACGTATCGATTCTTGAAGTATTGATTCCCAGACACTCGCTCATTTCACGGTTTTGCGCAACGGTTCGAAACTGAGTTCCAAATTTGGTTTTGAACAGAATGAAGGTTGTGGCAATCAATAAACCGATAGCAAACAAAATAATGAACAACCGAAAGTGCGGAATTACAATTTGGCCGATTTCCAACTTGTCCGCCAGCGGACTGATCACTGTTTTTCCGTCCGGCCCGAAAATCATCCGGATTACTTGTTGAAGAATGATAGATATTCCCCAAGTGGCAAGCAAAGTTTCGAGGGGACGACCGTAGAGCCTCTTAATGACCAAAGTTTCCATCAAAAAACCGACGATTGCCGCAACGACAAAAGCAGCCAACATGCCGACATAAAAGGGAAGATCGTTCAAGGTGTACACCACATAGGTTGTATAAGCCCCGATCATGATCAGTTCCCCGTGAGCCATGTTGATCACTTTCATGACCCCGAAAATGATACTCAAGCCCAAAGCGACAATTACCAAAATTCCCGCAACGCTCGCACCGTCCGCAATTTGCTGCATGATTTCCACTACAATCCCCCCTTCTTTTTTTGATGCGGGAGTAAGGTCACCCCCACTCCTGTCGTTTTGATTAATGGAGATGACAAGTTTTCTCTTTATCCGGGAAAAGAATCTTTGCCCACGGTTCAGGTGCAATCGGTTCTTTCGATTCTTTCACCACATGGAATTGACCGTCTTTGCCGATTT
The Effusibacillus lacus DNA segment above includes these coding regions:
- the urtB gene encoding urea ABC transporter permease subunit UrtB — its product is MQQIADGASVAGILVIVALGLSIIFGVMKVINMAHGELIMIGAYTTYVVYTLNDLPFYVGMLAAFVVAAIVGFLMETLVIKRLYGRPLETLLATWGISIILQQVIRMIFGPDGKTVISPLADKLEIGQIVIPHFRLFIILFAIGLLIATTFILFKTKFGTQFRTVAQNREMSECLGINTSRIDTYTFAFGAGLAGVAGAVLAPLKTVSPTMGLSYLVDAFMTVVLGGVGSLAGTALGSGVIGETSQLLTTISGETGAKILVFLLIILVIRFKPEGLFRMERR